A stretch of the Planctomycetia bacterium genome encodes the following:
- the mscL gene encoding large-conductance mechanosensitive channel protein MscL has protein sequence MGMLQEFKEFAMRGNVVDMAVGIVIGGAFGGIVNSLVKDVVMPPIGWASSKADFSKLAIELPVNGPDNNAVTINYGMFLNAVINFLIVAMAVFLLVKLVNTMRRKQESSVPPAPTAQEKLLSEIRDLLKERPAAGAGR, from the coding sequence ATGGGCATGCTGCAAGAGTTCAAAGAATTCGCGATGCGCGGCAACGTCGTCGATATGGCCGTGGGGATTGTGATCGGCGGGGCATTTGGCGGGATCGTGAATTCGCTGGTCAAAGACGTCGTGATGCCGCCCATCGGCTGGGCCAGCAGCAAGGCCGACTTTTCAAAGCTGGCGATCGAACTTCCCGTCAACGGCCCGGACAATAACGCGGTCACGATCAACTACGGCATGTTCCTGAACGCGGTGATCAACTTTTTGATCGTGGCCATGGCGGTGTTCTTGCTGGTCAAGCTGGTGAACACGATGCGCCGCAAACAGGAATCCAGCGTTCCGCCGGCGCCCACGGCCCAAGAGAAACTTTTGTCCGAGATTCGGGACCTGCTCAAGG
- a CDS encoding transposase: MPGSTDATYFTQMRDTDAMFAFRQRMATEDAKAIPRRRPSIAEFPSADCRNRGFYQFRVRRLTKVRAVALWHAISFNFLRMLDLGVLPSTA, translated from the coding sequence GTGCCGGGCAGCACGGACGCCACCTACTTCACGCAAATGCGTGACACCGACGCGATGTTCGCCTTCCGCCAGCGAATGGCCACGGAGGACGCGAAAGCAATCCCACGACGACGCCCTTCGATCGCCGAATTCCCCAGCGCCGATTGCCGCAATCGCGGGTTTTATCAATTTCGCGTCCGCCGCCTGACCAAAGTCCGTGCCGTAGCCTTGTGGCACGCGATCTCGTTCAACTTCCTGAGAATGCTTGACCTCGGCGTCCTCCCCAGCACCGCCTGA